In Drosophila subpulchrella strain 33 F10 #4 breed RU33 chromosome X, RU_Dsub_v1.1 Primary Assembly, whole genome shotgun sequence, the DNA window CCATGcgtgcaacctccggatcacCGATGATCTGGTACTGCGGGTACTTCCTGCGCGCCTCCTCAATAACTTGAGCATCGTCCGAGGCAAGGAAGATGCGACGCGCCACACTGCTGCCGTTCACCTCCAGCGTACGGTAGTAATCCTCCACATGGGTCATGTACTCCTCCACACTGTGGCAGGCCGCCTCCGTGCCCACCTTGTCCGTGCGACGGACGTGGACCCTGCAAAGCGAGGGGAAAAAGTCATTACAGTGAGTTTATTACCGGTTTCGGTAGCTCAAAAACCCATTACACTTAAGTTATTCAAGCAAATGCAAATCTCGGCTATCTTACCCCACAATGGGACGCTCCCATCCCAGATTCCGCATGCCAGCCGTGAGGAAATCCAGCGTCGGCGTCTGCGGTCGCAGCAAATACTTAAGGAACTGGCCCACCCACCAGACGATGGGGTCTCCATGCAGACGCTTGAGGCGCGGCGCCAGATCCTCGGGAACGGCGAGCGGCAGGTACGGTGGTCTCGGCATCAGCGAGTCAATGATGGGCAGCACCAGCACCTGGGTGTTCGGCTTGCCCGGCCAATTGTATGTGTTGGCGGTGCCCGCATCGTGGCAGCTGTTGGACACCGGCTGGAAGACCTCCTCCCAGCCGCCCTTGTGGTACCGCCAGCCGCGGGACTTTAGGATGAGCGTTCGCTCGGTGGCATAGGCCACAATAAAGCAGTACACCACATGGTGCAGTTGGCAGCCGTAGCCACAGCCCTGGAAATTTACAATTCATAAATAAGTTGAGGTAATAAAGTTAGAATGTCTAAgcgataaaataaatcattGTATATTGTGTACAGATGAATCTGTGAGAGTTTGCAgatctattgaaatattttattagcaCGTATACATGGGTGTTTTCAGAGGGGGTTTGGTTTTTAATCCTGGGTAAATAggatatacatacataaatatatatgtaaatattttttaaagcacGTATACATGGGTGTATTCATTGGGTGGAGTGTTTGGTTGTTAAACCCTTCCCCCCTTGCAGGTGAAATCCTAGGTAAATaggatataaaaaatatttacacatATATATAAGCACATATACATACATGGGCGTATTCAGAGGGGGTTTAAGTGTTAAACTCCCCTCCCCCTTGCAGATGAAATCCTATGCAAATCATTGTGTTTAAAAGTGTGCTGCACAAAATTGGTTCTGAGACCCCCTTCAAGCAAATCCTGCCTACGCCTCTGGACACACATTCCTGTTCTGATTTTTGCTTTAGATACGTTTTGTCGAATTCGACTTGATTTAAATCAGCGGTCGGCACGCAATACAATgacattttcatttccatttgtGCGGGTAATTTGCACGAGATGCTTATCgatgtgtatgtatgtatgtgccGAACGCTATTGTACACTGTTTGTGGGTCGGCAGAGAACGAGCAGAGCTATGCCCATTCCACGCTTAATTTGAAAAACTTTTGCCCCATATTGTTAAATAATCTGAAGCGTTACTTTAAATCAAATTCGACTATAACACTCGAAAGTAAGCACTTGATCTGGGAAACCCCTCATTATAATAACTTCCTAGGATTATAAACATATTCAACGGGTTGATGAGTAATATGGTTGCACGGGAAGTAGAAATACACTCTGTACAACGCACCTTGTTAAGCTTGCAGACCAGCTTGCGAGCATTCTGGCAGTCACTGGGATTCTGAAGGTGGTGCAGGCGCCGCTGCACCAAGTCGCTCAGATCGCGCGCCTCCTTGTGGCGCCAGGCCTCGTAGCCGTCGGACTGGCGCAGCCGCTCCATGTCGCTCAGCAGCGAGCGCTTGTGCTCGGCGCCCTGCAGCAGCACCTGGTTGATGGACTCCTCCAGATCGGCATTCGCATGACCGGCGGCCACCGTCTTGCGCACCTTGCCCAGCTCGCTGCTGAAGAAGTTCCAGATCTCTGCGATGTTTGTCTGGATGCGTCGGCGCGTGAACTCGTACTCCAGGCTGGGCTCGAACTCGCCATGATCGGGGCCACCTGCCTCCAGATCGTTGGGCACTGCCTCGGCCACATTATTCCAACCGCGCAGATCGGCCGGCGCCGACTCGAACATGGATTCTGGTTCCGGACCGGCGACCTCGGCCGCCAGCTTTGGATTCAAAGCATCGTTCTCCAGCCTTTGCACCAGTTTCAGAGCGCTCTGCTTGTCCAGCTGGTCACTGCGAAACAAAAGAGAGATAGGGGATAGTATGAGTAAGGCGGCTTATCACATGTAATTCCGCCGACGTGACATGCATAATTAGCCACGCTGCTGAAAAATCATCAATACGATGACCATCACAATAGAATATCTGGAAATTCAACATGTTTTTACGGAAGTACAcgtattaaaaatgttttagtgGCTGTTATAATGAAAAGATCTTGTAGTAAAGATTGTTAAATGATGCTTAAACTGGGCTAAAATGCGTTAGTAATTTAAGGATACTAAGTGGCAGATTTTGTAGTCACTATAAGGATTGCAATCATTGTGTACCCATTTATAGTGCaacattaattaaattgtttatgcACTTTTTTGTTTAGTTATGACCATTGTTCGGCAAGTTTTTAATGGGCTTAACTGAGGTGCAATGAACCCGATTTAGCTATGCGTTCCTTGACTGCCGCACATCGTGTGCGCTATTGTGCTGCCCTGGGCTGTGCAACGAGCTCCATCCAGCTGTGTCCACCTACCTCATCAGCTCGTCGATGAGCTGCTTAAGCTCCTCGTTGCGCTGGCGCGTGTGCTCCAGCATCTGGAGGGCCTGTGAGATTCGGCGGGCATTTAGCTCGCTCTCGCCGGCGGCCTGTTGTCCCTGCGTGTTGGTCAACTTGACCACAAACACGTAGACCAGGCCAACCCAGGCCAGGACGAAGATGATAAGGGCTCGCGCCCAGGAGTTGGCCGAAGCCCCGAAAAGCTGACGCACTAGCAGCATGTGTGCTGCGATGTCTCCACTCCCAGTCCTCCTCCTCTGGATTCTGCCCTCCGTTCGGCACGGTATCACAGTCAATCTCAAGGAACGGGGCTCCGAACGGGCACTTGGGTAGGCTCTCTAGACGGACTTCGATTCGTACTCCTTGCGATCCCGGCGCATAGTCACTGCTCCATCAGTTTACACCCAACTAACTCCGGTCTGGCCAACAATCAAGGCGATCCAATGACATGGTCGGCGGGGGGGAAGGATTCGCTTCGATTtatatatagtatagtatGTGGGGGCGGTTGAAAATTTCCGCTGCTCGCCGAATAACGAAATTAAACCTCTGGCTGGAGGAGGAGGTGAAGGGATAATGCCGATCGGGCAGGCCAGGTAGTCGTGGCACAGCAGTCAAATTAGGTGCGAAATATTCTATATGTTATTATACATGTATATGTATGATGTATGTTTCTATTTTGTTTCCGATGGGGAGTAATCGATATCAGGGGATGCAAATATCGCGAAATCGATATCGAGATGGATGGACGGGGTGACAGCGGAGACACCCTCCCGGCATAGCGGAGACACCCTCTTGAAATGTAGCGTGTCCGTTTGGTATTTTGTGgtatatttttggtattttcgAAGTATTAGTTTGGTATATACCTAAATATAGAGAAAATTTCCCATAAGCGGTCACGCTTAACTGTCAATAGCGGTAATTTAGGTtcaaaaataacaattttcttgcttatatttaaaaacaaacattaGGGTTTTTATGTCAGCAGTACAATACTAATACTCACCAGACCTGCAGACTTTGCCACATACTTGCCAAAATAAAACCACTTCAAGGATAACGATTTCGTTGGGAACCTGACGTAACGCCTTTTCAAATCTCACTAAAGCGATCCAACAACTCAAGGTCTTTCGGTGATGATTTCAGTTTTATGAAGTGTTCTCTTAATATTTCACATTTTATTTGGACTTATGCtactaataataaaaatgattaTAATTTTGAGATGTGTTGTTTTTTTATGGTCTCGACCGATCTGCGGGGTGTGTGGGTCGTGGATACCGGGAAACCCCCGCTACCGTCAACCCAAACGACACGGAGATCGGCCAACCTGCGCCGGGTGCAATTAATATGCAGTTTTCTTATGTTTCGTTTCCGTTTTTTTCTTGGAAATCAAATGAAAAGTGATTAtcgtataaattataaaaaattcagtatatgtaaagttaaaaaaaaagttgtacacataaaatataaattatattattataattacgACCACAAAAATTTCTTAGTGTTGAAAtgagttttgttttgtttcttcCGAGTGTGTGTCTGGATGTGGATATAGTGTGTGCGGCGTGTGTTaagtgagagagagagagcgcgAGTTGCTGCAGGGTCGAAGGTCGAGGGAGTGGACGTGGTGGCGGGAGCTTGGTTTATGCGACAAGTTttgatttattattaaatttaaatacttatgtatataaattattttctgttttattataattattgttttttccatcttaatcattttttgtttttttttttttacttttcgttttgtttttgtatgtAGTGGGCAACTGCGGCATTTGTaaatttctttatatttaatgTTCCTTTTGACTGTGTAAAAATATCGATTTCCATCTGATCTTGTATTATAGTTACTATTTATGTATGCTTTTGCTTTTCGATTCAATTATAACATTACGTTAACGCTGCATTCTGAACTctcttttgctgctgctgcttgttCTTCGGATTCTTGATCGGATTCTTCATCTTGGCGCACATCCTATGCTATTGAAATGTTGTTTGTTGATCTGCCTTCTGGATCGGGATCATAATATTCCGCTCTGATCTGATCGGTTTATGTTATGTTATGTCGGTTTGTGTGTGGCGTGGTGTTGTGTTGTGTGTATGACAGTGGAGTGTGTGTTGGGTGTTTGTTGCTTCTCGTTATAtgttgtatatatatatataatatattatatgtatgtataattAGTTGCTTAATAGTAGAATTTCTTGAATGTTGTTGTGGTAAAGTGTAGGTAATGTTGCTCTATGTCTCTATGTCGACTCAACTGCACTACATACATATGTCTTTccaccagatacgcggcgagcCGAATCGAACCGATCcccgtttccgtttccgcatccgcatccgtaTCCGTATTTCGTATCCTCACCTCCGCCTCATTCGCTTCGCAGTTTCTTTAGCTCCGGCGACTTCTCCCCCACGCCCGCATCCACTGCACCGGCGTTATTCAGCTCCATCTCGCAGTGCAGGGCCGTGCGCTTCTGCCCAATGGCTGGCGCTGAATCTGCATCCGCTGACGCTACCGGCGAAACTGCATCGGCCGCCTTGCTCGCCGCCAGCTGCTGCAGTTTACTGTCCCTCACAATGCCGTTGCTGCTATTGCTCTCGTCAGCCTCTAGCTCTGCCTCATTCTCATCCTCCTCGTCCAACTCGTCTTCCTCCTCGTCCTCCACCTCATCTTCCTCATCGCCCAAGACGCCATTACCGTTTCCATTACCATTggcggctgctgctggtgcAGTCGTTTTGCTGGCTGGCTGTGGTGCTGCTGTGACCGCTTCCTCTGCTGCCAAGGGAGCTACCTGGCCGTTGTTGGTGATCGGGTTGCTAGCTTTGTGGGGCTGGCTCGGCGCCTGTGTCTGTGTCTGATTCTGGGTCGAGGGCTGTGACGGAGTCAGGATGGTCAGGCTGTTGGTCTTGGGCGGCGCCTCCTGATTACTTTCAGAGTCCGAGGCGAGCGGTGTGCCACCCAAGCCGATGCCGATGCCAATGCCAATGCCGAGGGCTATGGGATCACCATCCTCCGTGGAAGTGGTGGCCGTTGTCTGTGTGGTGCCATCGTTGTCGTCGATGATCGGCTCCTGGGAGGTGGAATCGTTCGACACAAAGTTGGAGTCGCCGTCCTGCAGGGCAGCGCCAACGGCAGCTGAGTTACTGTTAatcttggcctcgcccgactGTAAAGGCGTCAGGGCAGCCGGGTTGGTGTTCTCGTTCTCTGTCTCGGATTCCGTAGCAGTGTTGCGACC includes these proteins:
- the LOC119557189 gene encoding alpha-(1,6)-fucosyltransferase — its product is MLLVRQLFGASANSWARALIIFVLAWVGLVYVFVVKLTNTQGQQAAGESELNARRISQALQMLEHTRQRNEELKQLIDELMSDQLDKQSALKLVQRLENDALNPKLAAEVAGPEPESMFESAPADLRGWNNVAEAVPNDLEAGGPDHGEFEPSLEYEFTRRRIQTNIAEIWNFFSSELGKVRKTVAAGHANADLEESINQVLLQGAEHKRSLLSDMERLRQSDGYEAWRHKEARDLSDLVQRRLHHLQNPSDCQNARKLVCKLNKGCGYGCQLHHVVYCFIVAYATERTLILKSRGWRYHKGGWEEVFQPVSNSCHDAGTANTYNWPGKPNTQVLVLPIIDSLMPRPPYLPLAVPEDLAPRLKRLHGDPIVWWVGQFLKYLLRPQTPTLDFLTAGMRNLGWERPIVGVHVRRTDKVGTEAACHSVEEYMTHVEDYYRTLEVNGSSVARRIFLASDDAQVIEEARRKYPQYQIIGDPEVARMASVSTRYTDTALNGIILDIHLLSMSDHLVCTFSSQVCRVAYEIMQTMYPDAAHRFKSLDDIYYYGGQNAHNRRVVIAHKPRTHEDLQLRVGDLVSVAGNHWDGNSKGKNTRTNQGGLFPSFKVEEKVDTAKLPLYPGV
- the LOC119556652 gene encoding cell wall protein RBR3, with product MSNGKATVSFFENGSTTQFEYCYQLYPQVLKLKAEKRCKKPQELIRLDQWYQNELPKLIRARGKDAHMVYDELVQSMKWKQTRGKFYPQLSYLVKVNTPRAVIQETKKAFRKLPNLEQAITALSNLKGVGTTMASALLAAAAPDSAPFMADECLMAIPEIEGIDYTTKEYLNFVNHIQATVERLNAEVGGEKPHWSPHRVELALWSHYVANDLSPEMLDDMPPPGSGAAATGTASISTNGSSSKVLDGDDTNDGVAVDLDDESQGAGGRNTATESETENENTNPAALTPLQSGEAKINSNSAAVGAALQDGDSNFVSNDSTSQEPIIDDNDGTTQTTATTSTEDGDPIALGIGIGIGIGLGGTPLASDSESNQEAPPKTNSLTILTPSQPSTQNQTQTQAPSQPHKASNPITNNGQVAPLAAEEAVTAAPQPASKTTAPAAAANGNGNGNGVLGDEEDEVEDEEEDELDEEDENEAELEADESNSSNGIVRDSKLQQLAASKAADAVSPVASADADSAPAIGQKRTALHCEMELNNAGAVDAGVGEKSPELKKLRSE